Genomic window (Salvelinus alpinus chromosome 13, SLU_Salpinus.1, whole genome shotgun sequence):
TCTGTCAGACAGGCATGTGAACGTCCCTTTTATCCTGTCTGCTTATGACTCCCCGGCATTGACTCCCCGGCACAGTCTGGCATGCTGTGCCCTGTGAGGGCACTGGCTGCCTATGTGGAGTGGACACGGTCAGTGAGAACAACAGACCAGCTCTTTGTCTGctatggtgagagagtgggctgggCTATCAAAGGACTGTGCCGGGACCCCCCTTCCACATTGACGGCCCCTGCGTCTCGGGTCCCGCGCTGGGACTTTGCCGCTGGCTGGCCCTCTAGCACCGACTAATCTGGTATGGgtataccaatatattggagtgatccagtATAGTGAAACATAACGAAGGTTGCGCATGTAACCATGGTTATGTGAGTAATTTGGATCACTCCAATCCTCTACGGTGCTAGAGGCACCTCAAAAATGATGTAGAGAATGTGTGTACATGGgagtaaatctgtaaatcctcacctcgCGGATGTATCCCTCTGCCGCAGagtgataccaatatattggagtgatccaaatAGCTCACATAACCATGGTTACATACGTAACTTTTGATCCTTCCTTAAGCCttagtcccacccagttgactaatttaaaatggtggaagtcctcaatggcaatgtccatgcaaaaacaggttatttCCAAGTAGGGATCTCTATCGCTATGGTTCCTCACAAGTTTCTCCCTATCACTCAGTCGCACTGGTTGGTTGAATAACTGAGTTCTCAACTGACCCAGGGTCAGCCCTTGTCTGGTAACCAGAGCATGTTTTTGAACAGGCTGTGTAGCATTTCTCAGTCAGCACGTTGGCCTATTTATAGCACTAACACATGATCTTCAGAAGGGACAGATACCATGCAGTAGTACTGTAGCGGCACAAGGGGAAATGGTTTACTTCAGGTAATTTTGAGACTATGGACTATAAGACAGTTGTGTAACAATTGATTCTATGGTTTGAAAGCTTTAAACTTTTTAGTATAAAGTAAAGGTTGCATTCAAAATGTCTTTCTGTTTCAAGGGATTTGAGTTGATCAATGTTGAACTGAAGAATAAGAACATGGTATGTTTCATTTGATTTAAATTGAAGGTTTACTTTATGGCATGTTAAAGTAAaaaccacaatacaaccacatTGAACAGCATGTCTCAATGTTTTCATTGAATTGATTTAGTCATTATGTTTTTGTGGGGAATGTGTACTATGGAGCTTCTGTGAAAAAGTTGATGCTGTTTCCCTATAAAAAATAGTTAACCATATCTAGCCCACAAGACTTTAGATGCGTGTTTACAATTCATGTTTAGTGTACAAGTGGAGACTATGCCATCCCATGACTTTAACATGTGAGAGGTGAAGTAGTTTTGACTGTGTTCTCTTCCTCTCACactttctttcattctctctctctttccatccctcttcCATCAGAGACGTCATTGCCTTTCCTCTCGTCCACCCCGTCCTGCCGGTCATCGCCACTGTGACAGCTGCTACAGCCGGCGGTGTAAGGCCCCCGTGGAGATCTCCGTGTCTTGTGTGCTCATCCCCTGCCGCCTTTTGTGTGGAGCCCTGTTCCACATGTGCAAAGAGGAGGAGCATGCGCTCCTCTGCCCCAATGAGAAGGTGCCATGCCTCAACGCCGCCTTCGGCTGTCCAATCATCATGCCCCGTTCCTGGCAGGCTGGCCACCTGCAGGTCTGTCCCGCCAGTGTGGTGTGCTGCTCAATGGAGTGGATCCGCTGGCCAGCCGATGAAGCCTACGCAAACACACACCTCGAtgtccacgcacacacacacaccctgcacgAGAACCTGCTGAAGGAGGAGAAGGCAGGAGAACAGTTGGACCTGGCCATGGCCCTGGATGATCAGAGACACTTGTTCGCACGTATGAAGATGAAGACTCTCTACCCAGAGATGATAGtgaaggtggagggagaggaagaggagaagaaagaagaTAAGAAAAAGGAGACGACAGAAGACTGGGCCACAGTGCATCTAAGAAATGGGGCCTCCACCCTCTGTACGGGTGCTGATGGTGGGTGGAGTGAAGATAGGCCATAATTTGTCCTATCTGGTAACTGGATTTTCTGTACAAATCCAAAATGTTATTTGAACTTTATTTGATTTGTTATAAATTTGTTATAAATTTGTTATAAATTACAATAACTTGTTTTCCCTCATTAGTATCCTCTCTCTCCACGCCAGGCGTTCCAGAAACAGCAGTGACAGACCTTTCAGACTTTTCtttggagaaggaggagggagatgtgggTGTGGAGGAACCAGGGGGAGACATCAGCTCTGACAGATACAACAGGTATGAGAGGATGTTCAATATGGATAAAGGAGGCTGTAATGTGGACACCAAAAACAGCCGGGGCAGGGAAGGGAAGGAGTGGAACCATTGGATGGAGTTGGAGGAGCAGTCGTgcagagagaagaaggagagaagagatgcaGAAGGGTTGATGGGCGCTCTGCAAGCTCCAGAAGCTCCAGGGAGACCAAGGGGGACCGAGGCCAACCGTAATGCCACAGGGACTACAGGTATGGCCCCGTGGCAGGACGGGGTCCTGCAGCGCATGGCCAAGGAGGTCACCCCCCAGGAATTCAACATGTACCTAGTGCACCACGGACGCATGCTGCTCACCTTTGGCCAGATGGATGCCTGCACGCCACGGGAAAAAGACTTTGTCTATGGAAACATAGAGCCCATCCCTGTTCAGACACTGTACTCCTTCAAGGTAAGGGTGGAAGGTAGAAGTGAGGCCTGCATTGACTTCAcacacaatgtaaaaaataagggCAAGCAGAAACATGATGCAGTTCTGTTGATTTCTTTCTCTCTAAGGCATATGCATGGTCACGTACACACAGATacaaacacttacacacacaaaTCTCTGTAAAGTAATGTCATGTAGCCATGTTACTGTATGTGTTATTAATCATTGTTCCCCTGCAGGTCCCTGTCAGCTACCGTGAGAAGCAGCGTAGTGTCCACTACTATGACGCATCAGCCCGTGCTGAGAGTACCTGGGCCTGTGTGGATACGTCTGACCTGGGGGCATTAAAGGAGTCCTGGTGGACGGACGAGGCTGACAGCACACTACTGGGATacgcagagagagaggtcatgggGCATCAGGTATCAGAAGAGCTCAGCAGGTTCAAATAAGTGCCAGTGCTAGGTGCAATAAAATGCTGTTTCAAAAAAAGAGCATACGTTTCACAGCTATCAGAACAGAAATACAATACGTACATCCACAACACATAAAGATATTATAGCGATGTTAATGCAACACTTGGCTACTTTATCAAGTGGTTTGGATCTGTTGGTGTGACAGCTAAGGTGTTGGGTTGACAAGCCAAGGTCCCGGGTTCCATCCCCAGCTCGGGGGACCCCCTGATAAACAATTGGTGGAgatttctcactctctctgcccaGATAAGGTTCTTGGAGCTGTTCTTGAGCGAGCTGagatgtctttctctctgtcttcctggTTCTAAGATCAGTGAGGAGCGTGGACAGGACGGGCTTTATGTGGACATGGGGATGCAGACCCACTCCTTCAAGACGGCACCGTTCAGACGAGACACGACCTTAGCAGACCTGACAAGGGACAGGCCTCTGAAGCTCCGCCTCCAGCTGCATGCGGGCAGCACCTCCAGCCGCCACAACAAGGCTAGCTCCGCCTTCACCTTCCTCTGTGGACACTCCTTCCAACGAAGGGAATTCCCCAAACACTTCAGGTATCCCAAAAACTTCAGGTACCCCAAACACTTCCAATGCAAAGAGTTCCCCAAAGACTTCAGGTACCTGGGCCACTGTGATGTCATGTAGCCTTGAGTAGTTGCCCTGATATGGCTGTATAGCCTCCATTGTAATGGTTTCCACACAACTAAAATGAAACATTGTTATCATTATTCAGGAACGTGCACACAGACATTCAGACGTGTGCTAGTGGCTGGTTTGAGCAGAGGTGTCCCCTGGCCTACCTGGGCTGCACCTACAGCCAGAGAAGGTTAGAGCCTTTCAAACAACCTGCCACGGTCACCTACAAGTAAGAACCATTCAACTGTCTACTCACAACTCATGCTCTGATTGTGGAAGAACCAGTGTTTGTATATAGttcagtatttgtatttacagtcaTTCAGTACATCCCCTCCAATTGCAAGTGTTTTTTGGAGAGGTGTTTTCATTACCATACCCTAATCCTGTCCTCTGACCCTTTACCTACAGCCAGGAACTGAGCATCTTCAACCTCCGACCCACCGTCCCAGCTTCTCAAGGGGAAGGACCAGAGCCCCTTAAACCCTCCAAGTCACAGTCTGCTCCAGAACCTGACCCAACCCTCAGGAGGAGGCGGTcgaggggagaaggagactgcGATTCTCTGAGTGCTTTGCCATCCGAGGTGCTGTGCCACATggccagtttcctggacagcCTGTCCCTGTCCCAA
Coding sequences:
- the LOC139536812 gene encoding F-box only protein 40-like, with protein sequence MRRHCLSSRPPRPAGHRHCDSCYSRRCKAPVEISVSCVLIPCRLLCGALFHMCKEEEHALLCPNEKVPCLNAAFGCPIIMPRSWQAGHLQVCPASVVCCSMEWIRWPADEAYANTHLDVHAHTHTLHENLLKEEKAGEQLDLAMALDDQRHLFARMKMKTLYPEMIVKVEGEEEEKKEDKKKETTEDWATVHLRNGASTLCTGADGVPETAVTDLSDFSLEKEEGDVGVEEPGGDISSDRYNRYERMFNMDKGGCNVDTKNSRGREGKEWNHWMELEEQSCREKKERRDAEGLMGALQAPEAPGRPRGTEANRNATGTTGMAPWQDGVLQRMAKEVTPQEFNMYLVHHGRMLLTFGQMDACTPREKDFVYGNIEPIPVQTLYSFKVPVSYREKQRSVHYYDASARAESTWACVDTSDLGALKESWWTDEADSTLLGYAEREVMGHQISEERGQDGLYVDMGMQTHSFKTAPFRRDTTLADLTRDRPLKLRLQLHAGSTSSRHNKASSAFTFLCGHSFQRREFPKHFRNVHTDIQTCASGWFEQRCPLAYLGCTYSQRRLEPFKQPATVTYNQELSIFNLRPTVPASQGEGPEPLKPSKSQSAPEPDPTLRRRRSRGEGDCDSLSALPSEVLCHMASFLDSLSLSQLALVSRLMREVCSSLLQDRGMVSLLWEKKTYKSGVAKWKAKTVWEFSHLFSTVDLWRFIDNVPSMSEHLKVCPYYQTWVPPQPVALPSMSHLQGGTQEQDNQQRQSLVAQFMGNR